From one Dermacentor andersoni chromosome 1, qqDerAnde1_hic_scaffold, whole genome shotgun sequence genomic stretch:
- the LOC126547218 gene encoding uncharacterized protein isoform X1: MPRLREKPYTRKRASLETKTIFEDFGSRSGSQQSTAQEFASLELCSGAYTPHTCINMCGRAVPANMCTPCDAGRCTEATSEVQDGGCDTTRIKDNVPCFPDGSTPRDSSDGSLRCENGTRSLRRGVRTSQCGFSGDHCAVIKFPEKGDSVVLVHTKRLHGDVCLWPQDFKNVSYLATCGAFTLSIWQVVPCVPTDTFKAQQRYGRRIHKQSSHASTSRANDANVCSDQGAVQCEQMCASETSDSEGEVDSGGEQDAKQESSGIERSLTAHSFMKKLLE, encoded by the exons ATGCCTAGACTGCGGGAGAAGCCGTACACGCGAAAGAGAGCGTCACTGGAAACAAAGACTATATTCGAGGACTTCGGATCTCGCTCCGGCAGCCAGCAGTCAACGGCTCAAGAATTCGCAAGTCTAGAACTGTGCAGTGGCGCATATACGCCGCACACTTGCATTAACATGTGCGGTCgtgctgtccctgcaaacatgTGTACGCCTTGTGATGCTGGCCGCTGCACCGAGGCGACATCGGAAGTTCAGGACGGTGGTTGTGACACTACGCGCATTAAAGACAATGTGCCTTGCTTCCCTGATGGATCGACTCCACGTGACTCTTCGGATGGTTCACTTCGCTGTGAGAACGGAACAAGATCCCTTAGGAGAGGTGTACGCACAAGTCAATGTGGGTTCTCTG gtgatcaCTGTGCAGTCATCAAGTTTCCAGAGAAGGGTGACTCTGTGGTTCTTGTACATACCAAGCGGCTGCATGGTGATGTGTGCTTGTGGCCACAGGATTTCAAGAATGTTTCATATTTAGCAACATGTGGAGCATTTACATTGTCCATCTGGCAAGTTGTGCCATGTGTGCCCACAGACACATTCA AAGCACAGCAGAGGTATGGGAGACGTATTCACAAGCAGTCATCACATGCATCAACATCTAGGGCAAATGATGCCAATGTGTGCA GTGATCAAGGTGCAGTACAGTGTGAACAAATGTGTGCTAGCGAGACTTCAGACTCTGAGGGTGAGGTTGACTCTGGAGGGGAACAAGATGCAAAGCAAGAATCGTCAGGCATTGAAAGATCATTGACAGCTCACTCTTTTATGAAAA
- the LOC126547218 gene encoding uncharacterized protein isoform X2 has protein sequence MPRLREKPYTRKRASLETKTIFEDFGSRSGSQQSTAQEFASLELCSGAYTPHTCINMCGRAVPANMCTPCDAGRCTEATSEVQDGGCDTTRIKDNVPCFPDGSTPRDSSDGSLRCENGTRSLRRGVRTSQCGFSGDHCAVIKFPEKGDSVVLVHTKRLHGDVCLWPQDFKNVSYLATCGAFTLSIWQVVPCVPTDTFKAQQRYGRRIHKQSSHASTSRANDANVCSDQGAVQCEQMCASETSDSEGEVDSGGEQDAKQESSGIERSLTAHSFMKKKPH, from the exons ATGCCTAGACTGCGGGAGAAGCCGTACACGCGAAAGAGAGCGTCACTGGAAACAAAGACTATATTCGAGGACTTCGGATCTCGCTCCGGCAGCCAGCAGTCAACGGCTCAAGAATTCGCAAGTCTAGAACTGTGCAGTGGCGCATATACGCCGCACACTTGCATTAACATGTGCGGTCgtgctgtccctgcaaacatgTGTACGCCTTGTGATGCTGGCCGCTGCACCGAGGCGACATCGGAAGTTCAGGACGGTGGTTGTGACACTACGCGCATTAAAGACAATGTGCCTTGCTTCCCTGATGGATCGACTCCACGTGACTCTTCGGATGGTTCACTTCGCTGTGAGAACGGAACAAGATCCCTTAGGAGAGGTGTACGCACAAGTCAATGTGGGTTCTCTG gtgatcaCTGTGCAGTCATCAAGTTTCCAGAGAAGGGTGACTCTGTGGTTCTTGTACATACCAAGCGGCTGCATGGTGATGTGTGCTTGTGGCCACAGGATTTCAAGAATGTTTCATATTTAGCAACATGTGGAGCATTTACATTGTCCATCTGGCAAGTTGTGCCATGTGTGCCCACAGACACATTCA AAGCACAGCAGAGGTATGGGAGACGTATTCACAAGCAGTCATCACATGCATCAACATCTAGGGCAAATGATGCCAATGTGTGCA GTGATCAAGGTGCAGTACAGTGTGAACAAATGTGTGCTAGCGAGACTTCAGACTCTGAGGGTGAGGTTGACTCTGGAGGGGAACAAGATGCAAAGCAAGAATCGTCAGGCATTGAAAGATCATTGACAGCTCACTCTTTTATGAAAA
- the LOC126547218 gene encoding uncharacterized protein isoform X3: MPRLREKPYTRKRASLETKTIFEDFGSRSGSQQSTAQEFASLELCSGAYTPHTCINMCGRAVPANMCTPCDAGRCTEATSEVQDGGCDTTRIKDNVPCFPDGSTPRDSSDGSLRCENGTRSLRRGVRTSQCGFSGDHCAVIKFPEKGDSVVLVHTKRLHGDVCLWPQDFKNVSYLATCGAFTLSIWQVVPCVPTDTFKAQQRYGRRIHKQSSHASTSRANDANVCSDQGAVQCEQMCASETSDSEELLE; the protein is encoded by the exons ATGCCTAGACTGCGGGAGAAGCCGTACACGCGAAAGAGAGCGTCACTGGAAACAAAGACTATATTCGAGGACTTCGGATCTCGCTCCGGCAGCCAGCAGTCAACGGCTCAAGAATTCGCAAGTCTAGAACTGTGCAGTGGCGCATATACGCCGCACACTTGCATTAACATGTGCGGTCgtgctgtccctgcaaacatgTGTACGCCTTGTGATGCTGGCCGCTGCACCGAGGCGACATCGGAAGTTCAGGACGGTGGTTGTGACACTACGCGCATTAAAGACAATGTGCCTTGCTTCCCTGATGGATCGACTCCACGTGACTCTTCGGATGGTTCACTTCGCTGTGAGAACGGAACAAGATCCCTTAGGAGAGGTGTACGCACAAGTCAATGTGGGTTCTCTG gtgatcaCTGTGCAGTCATCAAGTTTCCAGAGAAGGGTGACTCTGTGGTTCTTGTACATACCAAGCGGCTGCATGGTGATGTGTGCTTGTGGCCACAGGATTTCAAGAATGTTTCATATTTAGCAACATGTGGAGCATTTACATTGTCCATCTGGCAAGTTGTGCCATGTGTGCCCACAGACACATTCA AAGCACAGCAGAGGTATGGGAGACGTATTCACAAGCAGTCATCACATGCATCAACATCTAGGGCAAATGATGCCAATGTGTGCA GTGATCAAGGTGCAGTACAGTGTGAACAAATGTGTGCTAGCGAGACTTCAGACTCTGAGG
- the LOC126547218 gene encoding uncharacterized protein isoform X4, with product MPRLREKPYTRKRASLETKTIFEDFGSRSGSQQSTAQEFASLELCSGAYTPHTCINMCGRAVPANMCTPCDAGRCTEATSEVQDGGCDTTRIKDNVPCFPDGSTPRDSSDGSLRCENGTRSLRRGVRTSQCGFSGDHCAVIKFPEKGDSVVLVHTKRLHGDVCLWPQDFKNVSYLATCGAFTLSIWQVVPCVPTDTFKAQQRYGRRIHKQSSHASTSRANDANVCKLLE from the exons ATGCCTAGACTGCGGGAGAAGCCGTACACGCGAAAGAGAGCGTCACTGGAAACAAAGACTATATTCGAGGACTTCGGATCTCGCTCCGGCAGCCAGCAGTCAACGGCTCAAGAATTCGCAAGTCTAGAACTGTGCAGTGGCGCATATACGCCGCACACTTGCATTAACATGTGCGGTCgtgctgtccctgcaaacatgTGTACGCCTTGTGATGCTGGCCGCTGCACCGAGGCGACATCGGAAGTTCAGGACGGTGGTTGTGACACTACGCGCATTAAAGACAATGTGCCTTGCTTCCCTGATGGATCGACTCCACGTGACTCTTCGGATGGTTCACTTCGCTGTGAGAACGGAACAAGATCCCTTAGGAGAGGTGTACGCACAAGTCAATGTGGGTTCTCTG gtgatcaCTGTGCAGTCATCAAGTTTCCAGAGAAGGGTGACTCTGTGGTTCTTGTACATACCAAGCGGCTGCATGGTGATGTGTGCTTGTGGCCACAGGATTTCAAGAATGTTTCATATTTAGCAACATGTGGAGCATTTACATTGTCCATCTGGCAAGTTGTGCCATGTGTGCCCACAGACACATTCA AAGCACAGCAGAGGTATGGGAGACGTATTCACAAGCAGTCATCACATGCATCAACATCTAGGGCAAATGATGCCAATGTGTGCA